One window from the genome of Pseudonocardia hierapolitana encodes:
- a CDS encoding DUF3105 domain-containing protein: MVSGKTSKAVRKSRPTVVVQKSTPWGLIAAVVVVALFAGVVFGYAFMRSQENQAQADAMAPFTPTAEKQDPSTQIAGVVVQPYEGGLHVDRATRVAYTHNPPMGGAHDYSWATCNGVDYPVAIRSENAVHSMEHGAIWITYNPDQVTGAALETLRSKVDGQPYTLMSPFPGQDQPISLQSWGHQLKLADANDPRIDQFIHALRLNQYQYPEPGASCNEVGPQEGGFQQDNPPPFEPAPAPGTPGAYPESTVPAPAGAAPAAGS; this comes from the coding sequence ATGGTCAGCGGCAAGACGAGCAAGGCGGTCCGCAAGTCCCGGCCGACGGTGGTCGTGCAGAAGTCCACCCCGTGGGGACTCATCGCCGCCGTCGTCGTCGTGGCGCTCTTCGCCGGCGTCGTCTTCGGCTACGCGTTCATGCGCAGCCAGGAGAACCAGGCCCAGGCCGACGCGATGGCGCCGTTCACGCCCACCGCGGAGAAGCAGGACCCGTCCACCCAGATCGCCGGCGTGGTGGTCCAGCCGTACGAGGGCGGACTGCACGTCGACCGGGCCACCCGCGTCGCGTACACCCACAACCCGCCGATGGGCGGCGCCCACGACTACAGCTGGGCCACGTGCAACGGCGTCGACTACCCGGTGGCCATCCGGAGCGAGAACGCCGTGCACTCGATGGAGCACGGGGCCATCTGGATCACCTACAACCCGGACCAGGTCACCGGCGCCGCGCTGGAGACGCTGCGCAGCAAGGTCGACGGCCAGCCGTACACGTTGATGTCACCCTTCCCCGGGCAGGACCAGCCGATCTCCCTGCAGTCCTGGGGTCACCAGCTCAAGCTGGCGGACGCGAACGACCCGCGGATCGACCAGTTCATCCACGCGCTGCGGCTGAACCAGTACCAGTACCCCGAGCCCGGCGCGAGCTGCAACGAGGTCGGCCCGCAGGAGGGCGGCTTCCAGCAGGACAACCCGCCGCCGTTCGAGCCGGCCCCGGCTCCTGGCACTCCCGGCGCGTACCCGGAGAGCACGGTGCCGGCACCGGCCGGAGCAGCGCCCGCCGCCGGCTCCTGA
- the argS gene encoding arginine--tRNA ligase — MTPDVLAELVRAAASEVLTRRGLDLTALPADVTVERPRNPEHGDYATNLAMRTAKKAGVAPRDLAGWLAEELTGRDGVAGAEVAGPGFINIRLGADAQGALVGHVLAAGEGYGAGDDYSGRNVNLEFVSANPTGPLHMGATRWAAVGDALGRVLSARGAKVTREYYFNDAGSQIDRFVRSLVAAALGRPTPEDGYAGAYIGEVAQDVVAAEPGVLDLPDAERDEVFRRVGVGRMFDSIKRTLHEFGTDFDVFFHEQSLYESGAVDAAVQRLKDSGSLYFADGAWWLRSKDFGDDKDRPVIKSDGNPAYIAGDLAYLRDKRSRGFDLCIYMLGADHHGYIGRLKAAAAAFGDDPAVVEVLIGQLVNLVKDGKPVRMSKRAGNTVTMDDLVEAVGVDAARYSLVRSSVDSPLDIDLDLLVKRSNDNPVFYVQYAHARLASLARNAADMGVEPGDAYGLLEHPREGDLIRTIGEFPSVVAAAAELREPHRVARFLEQLASAYHKFYDTCRVLPMGDEEVTDLHRARLALCVAARQVFANGLGLLGVSAPERM, encoded by the coding sequence GTGACTCCCGACGTGCTTGCCGAACTGGTCCGTGCCGCTGCGTCCGAGGTCCTGACGCGACGCGGCCTGGACCTCACGGCGCTGCCCGCGGACGTCACGGTGGAACGGCCGCGCAACCCCGAGCACGGCGACTACGCCACCAACCTGGCCATGCGCACCGCCAAGAAGGCCGGCGTCGCCCCGCGTGACCTGGCCGGATGGCTGGCCGAGGAGCTCACCGGGCGCGATGGCGTTGCCGGCGCCGAGGTGGCGGGTCCCGGCTTCATCAACATCCGGCTGGGGGCCGACGCCCAGGGCGCCCTCGTCGGGCACGTTCTCGCGGCGGGCGAGGGCTACGGCGCCGGCGACGACTACTCCGGTCGCAACGTCAACCTGGAGTTCGTCTCCGCCAACCCGACCGGCCCGCTGCACATGGGCGCCACCCGCTGGGCCGCGGTCGGCGACGCGCTGGGCCGGGTCCTGTCGGCGCGGGGCGCCAAGGTCACGCGCGAGTACTACTTCAACGACGCGGGCTCGCAGATCGACCGGTTCGTCCGGTCGCTCGTCGCGGCGGCGCTGGGCCGTCCGACCCCGGAGGACGGCTACGCGGGTGCCTACATCGGCGAGGTCGCCCAGGACGTCGTTGCGGCCGAGCCGGGGGTGCTCGACCTCCCCGACGCCGAGCGCGACGAGGTGTTCCGGCGCGTGGGCGTCGGGCGGATGTTCGACAGCATCAAGCGCACGCTGCACGAGTTCGGCACCGACTTCGACGTGTTCTTCCACGAGCAGTCGCTGTACGAGTCGGGTGCCGTCGACGCGGCGGTGCAGCGGCTGAAGGACTCCGGCAGCCTCTACTTCGCCGACGGCGCGTGGTGGCTGCGGTCCAAGGACTTCGGCGACGACAAGGACCGGCCGGTCATCAAGAGCGACGGCAACCCCGCCTACATCGCGGGCGACCTGGCGTACCTGCGCGACAAGCGCTCGCGCGGCTTCGACCTGTGCATCTACATGCTCGGCGCCGATCACCACGGCTACATCGGCAGGCTCAAGGCCGCCGCCGCGGCGTTCGGCGACGACCCGGCCGTGGTCGAGGTGCTGATCGGGCAGCTGGTCAACCTCGTCAAGGACGGCAAGCCGGTGCGGATGAGCAAGCGCGCGGGCAACACGGTCACGATGGACGACCTCGTCGAGGCCGTCGGCGTCGACGCAGCGCGGTACTCCCTGGTGCGCTCGTCGGTCGACTCGCCGCTCGACATCGACCTCGACCTGCTCGTCAAGCGCTCGAACGACAACCCGGTCTTCTACGTGCAGTACGCGCACGCCCGGCTGGCCTCGCTCGCGCGCAACGCCGCGGACATGGGCGTCGAGCCGGGGGACGCCTACGGCCTGCTGGAGCACCCGCGCGAGGGCGACCTGATCCGCACGATCGGCGAGTTCCCGTCCGTCGTGGCGGCGGCCGCCGAGCTGCGCGAGCCGCACCGGGTGGCCCGTTTCCTGGAGCAGCTGGCGAGCGCGTACCACAAGTTCTACGACACGTGCCGCGTGCTGCCGATGGGCGACGAGGAGGTCACCGACCTGCACCGGGCCCGGCTGGCGCTCTGCGTCGCCGCGCGCCAGGTGTTCGCCAACGGCCTCGGGCTGCTGGGCGTCTCGGCTCCGGAGCGGATGTGA
- the lysA gene encoding diaminopimelate decarboxylase — protein sequence MNAHPAGPLHAGISVPPETAGARPVDAAGLDELAPAVWPRTAARSAGGAVEIAGVDVRDLAERYGTPLFVIDEADFRSRAAEFAAAFGAEAVHYAAKAFLCTEVARWVAEEGLSLDVASGGELAVALRAGFPPERIALHGNNKSLDELVAAVEAGVGRVVLDSFHEIARLDAVARERGVVVPVMVRLTVGVEAHTHEFIATAHEDQKFGFSISGGEASAAAEAVRRVLAADGLQLVGLHSHIGSQIFDTEGFEVAAHRVVRFLARLHKEHGADALHALTTLDLGGGFGIAYRADETPVDVPQLAEELRGIVKRECHAEDLDVPKIAVEPGRAIAGPAGITLYTVGTIKDVPLGGASMRRYVSVDGGMSDNIRTALYDAVYDCRLVSRSSERDGSGDAVLSRVVGKHCESGDIVVRDCWLPADLAPGDLLAVAATGAYCYSMASSYNRLPRPAVVAVRDGEARALLRRETLEDQFRLEASAS from the coding sequence GTGAACGCGCATCCGGCCGGCCCGCTGCACGCCGGGATCTCGGTCCCGCCGGAGACCGCGGGGGCCCGTCCCGTCGACGCCGCCGGGCTCGACGAGCTGGCGCCTGCGGTGTGGCCGCGCACCGCCGCCCGCTCAGCAGGCGGCGCGGTGGAGATCGCAGGCGTCGACGTGCGCGACCTCGCCGAGCGCTACGGCACCCCGCTCTTCGTGATCGACGAGGCCGACTTCCGGTCCCGCGCTGCCGAGTTCGCGGCCGCGTTCGGCGCCGAGGCGGTGCACTACGCGGCGAAGGCGTTCCTGTGCACCGAGGTGGCGCGCTGGGTCGCCGAGGAGGGCCTGAGCCTGGACGTCGCCAGCGGCGGCGAGCTGGCCGTCGCGCTGCGCGCCGGCTTCCCGCCGGAGCGGATCGCGCTGCACGGCAACAACAAGTCCCTCGACGAGCTGGTCGCCGCCGTGGAGGCGGGCGTGGGCCGGGTCGTGCTCGACTCGTTCCACGAGATCGCCCGCCTGGACGCGGTGGCCCGCGAGCGCGGCGTGGTCGTGCCGGTGATGGTGCGCCTCACCGTGGGCGTCGAGGCGCACACGCACGAGTTCATCGCCACCGCCCACGAGGACCAGAAGTTCGGCTTCTCGATCTCCGGCGGCGAGGCGAGCGCGGCCGCCGAGGCGGTGCGGCGGGTGCTCGCGGCCGACGGCCTGCAGCTCGTGGGCCTGCACAGCCACATCGGCAGCCAGATCTTCGACACCGAGGGCTTCGAGGTGGCCGCCCACCGCGTCGTGCGGTTCCTCGCCCGGCTGCACAAGGAACACGGCGCCGACGCGCTGCACGCGCTCACCACCCTCGACCTCGGTGGCGGGTTCGGCATCGCCTACCGGGCCGACGAGACCCCGGTCGACGTACCGCAGCTCGCCGAGGAGCTGCGCGGGATCGTCAAGCGGGAGTGCCACGCCGAGGACCTCGACGTACCGAAGATCGCGGTCGAACCCGGCCGGGCGATCGCCGGACCGGCGGGGATCACGCTCTACACCGTCGGCACGATCAAGGACGTGCCGCTCGGTGGGGCCTCGATGCGGCGCTACGTGAGCGTCGACGGCGGGATGAGCGACAACATCCGCACCGCCCTCTACGACGCCGTGTACGACTGCAGGCTCGTCTCCCGCTCCTCCGAGCGCGACGGCAGCGGCGACGCGGTGCTCTCGCGGGTGGTCGGCAAGCACTGCGAGAGCGGCGACATCGTGGTGCGCGACTGCTGGCTGCCCGCCGACCTCGCCCCCGGCGACCTGCTGGCCGTGGCCGCCACCGGCGCCTACTGCTACTCGATGGCGAGCTCCTACAACCGCCTGCCCCGCCCCGCGGTGGTGGCCGTGCGCGACGGCGAGGCGCGGGCCCTGCTGCGCCGCGAGACGCTCGAGGACCAGTTCCGGTTGGAGGCCTCGGCGTCATGA
- a CDS encoding homoserine dehydrogenase, whose product MKPIRVAMLGCGTVGREVVRLLREQADELAARAGAPVELAGVAVRRPHKHSDLGDLITTDASGLVTRDDVDVVVEVIGGIEPARTLLLEALKSGKSVVTANKALLAEDGPALAEAADASGVDLYYEAAVAGAIPLLRPLRESLVGDRITRVAGIVNGTTNFILSAMAASGSSYADALEEATRLGYAEADPSADVDGYDAASKAAILASLAFHTRVNAADVHCEGIRAVTATDIAAASAMGCVIKLLAICERTPAEDGVPESVSARVYPAMIPAAHPLASVDGAYNAVFVEADAAGQLMFYGQGAGGAPTASAVLGDLVAVARNRVLGGRGPRESAYASLPVRPMGTLRTRYHVSLEVADRAGVLSAITGEFAHHGVSIAAARQTGEGDDNGSARIVVVTHKAPEAALAATVDVLAGLDVVHGVHSVLRVEDLGRKGVAG is encoded by the coding sequence GTGAAACCGATCCGCGTGGCCATGCTGGGCTGCGGCACCGTCGGCCGCGAGGTCGTGCGGCTGCTGCGCGAGCAGGCCGACGAGCTGGCCGCCCGCGCAGGCGCGCCCGTCGAGCTGGCCGGGGTGGCCGTGCGCCGCCCCCACAAGCACTCCGACCTCGGTGACCTGATCACCACCGACGCGTCCGGCCTCGTCACGCGCGACGACGTGGACGTGGTCGTCGAGGTGATCGGCGGCATCGAGCCGGCCCGCACGCTGCTGCTCGAGGCGCTCAAGAGCGGCAAGTCGGTGGTCACCGCCAACAAGGCGCTGCTCGCCGAAGACGGGCCCGCGCTCGCCGAGGCCGCGGACGCATCCGGCGTCGACCTGTACTACGAGGCGGCCGTCGCCGGGGCGATCCCGTTGCTGCGCCCGCTGCGCGAGTCGCTCGTCGGAGACCGGATCACGCGGGTCGCCGGCATCGTCAACGGCACCACGAACTTCATCCTCTCCGCCATGGCCGCGTCCGGTTCGAGCTACGCCGACGCCCTCGAGGAGGCCACGCGGCTGGGCTACGCCGAGGCCGACCCGAGCGCCGACGTCGACGGCTACGACGCCGCGTCCAAGGCCGCGATCCTCGCCTCGCTGGCCTTCCACACCCGCGTCAACGCCGCGGACGTGCACTGCGAGGGCATTCGCGCGGTCACCGCGACCGACATCGCGGCGGCGTCGGCGATGGGCTGCGTGATCAAGCTCCTCGCGATCTGCGAGCGCACCCCTGCCGAGGACGGCGTCCCCGAGTCGGTCTCGGCGCGCGTGTACCCGGCGATGATCCCGGCCGCGCACCCCCTCGCGTCCGTCGACGGCGCGTACAACGCGGTGTTCGTCGAGGCGGACGCGGCGGGACAGCTGATGTTCTACGGACAGGGCGCAGGCGGCGCGCCCACGGCGAGCGCCGTGCTCGGTGACCTGGTCGCGGTGGCGCGCAACCGGGTGCTGGGCGGGCGCGGGCCGCGCGAGTCGGCGTACGCGAGCCTGCCGGTGCGGCCGATGGGCACGCTGCGCACCCGGTACCACGTGAGCCTCGAGGTGGCCGACCGCGCGGGCGTGCTCTCGGCGATCACCGGCGAGTTCGCCCACCACGGTGTGAGCATCGCCGCGGCCCGCCAGACGGGCGAGGGCGACGACAACGGGTCCGCGCGGATCGTCGTCGTCACGCACAAGGCGCCGGAGGCGGCGCTCGCCGCCACGGTGGACGTGCTGGCCGGGCTCGACGTCGTGCACGGTGTCCACAGCGTGCTTCGGGTCGAGGACCTGGGCCGGAAGGGAGTTGCGGGATGA
- the thrC gene encoding threonine synthase, producing the protein MTAAQKLTRWPGVIEAYRERMPVEPGWTVVTLGEGGTPLLPAPHLSAATGCEVLLKVDGANPTGSFKDRGMTMAVTHALAEGKQGVLCASTGNTSASAAAYATRAGMTCAVLVPRGKIALGKLAQAVAHGARILQIDGNFDDCLELARKTTADYPVAALVNSVNPTRIAGQASAAYEICDELGRAPDVHCLPVGNAGNITAYWQGYKAYLADGLIHTPPRMFGFQAAGAAPLVHGAPVAAPETIATAIRIGAPASWAGAMTARDESDGRFAAVTDDEILSAYRLLSAREGVFVEPASAASVAGLLQSASDGTLPRGSLVVCTVTGHGLKDPDSALLTAPEPTVVPIDPGAVAAALELR; encoded by the coding sequence ATGACCGCCGCGCAGAAGCTCACCCGCTGGCCAGGGGTGATCGAGGCCTACCGGGAGCGGATGCCGGTGGAGCCGGGGTGGACGGTCGTCACGCTCGGCGAGGGCGGCACGCCGCTGCTGCCGGCGCCGCACCTGTCCGCGGCCACCGGCTGCGAGGTGCTCCTCAAGGTCGACGGTGCCAACCCCACGGGCTCGTTCAAGGACCGCGGGATGACCATGGCGGTCACGCACGCGCTCGCCGAGGGCAAGCAGGGTGTGCTCTGCGCGTCCACCGGTAACACCTCCGCCTCCGCCGCCGCATACGCCACACGCGCGGGGATGACCTGCGCCGTCCTCGTGCCGCGGGGCAAGATCGCGCTCGGCAAGCTGGCCCAGGCCGTGGCGCACGGGGCCCGGATCCTGCAGATCGACGGCAACTTCGACGACTGCCTCGAGCTCGCCCGCAAGACCACGGCCGACTACCCGGTTGCCGCCCTGGTCAACTCGGTGAACCCCACCCGGATCGCCGGACAGGCGAGCGCGGCGTACGAGATCTGCGACGAGCTCGGCCGCGCCCCCGACGTGCACTGCCTGCCGGTGGGCAACGCGGGCAACATCACCGCGTACTGGCAGGGGTACAAGGCCTACCTCGCCGACGGGCTGATCCACACGCCGCCCCGCATGTTCGGGTTCCAGGCCGCGGGCGCCGCCCCGCTCGTGCACGGCGCGCCCGTGGCGGCGCCGGAGACGATCGCCACCGCGATCCGGATCGGCGCACCGGCCTCGTGGGCGGGCGCCATGACCGCGCGCGACGAGTCGGACGGCCGCTTCGCCGCCGTCACCGACGACGAGATCCTCTCCGCGTACCGCCTGCTCTCGGCGCGGGAAGGCGTGTTCGTCGAGCCGGCGTCGGCCGCGAGCGTGGCCGGGCTGCTGCAGTCCGCGTCCGACGGCACGCTGCCCCGCGGCTCACTCGTGGTGTGCACCGTGACGGGTCACGGGCTGAAGGACCCCGACAGCGCGCTGCTCACC